The genomic segment actgaagtgaatattaacttggcacagggtaataaaaagacattcttttcttcacaggcaacattctgccaatccagtttctcaaagattagtacccagatcaacaaaacgtgcaaagtaacaacgtattgccactgcgttccatgaggctggcagggggagtcgctctCTTTTGTGGAatatttaactagttttagaatgctagtttaagctgatatgtgattgatctaatggtaaaacagcacgagggctcgagaactttgacaggttacaattttacttggaaacaggatgtatctgaattctgattggttgttatattattgcccttttgttgtgttcttgagcccagagtggggggaggggggagtgacagggttctacagagaaaagttttcactgcaaccgaactgctgttttcgtgaccacgcccccagcgcggatattcatgttcacattgttcagtttgtttttctcttttattttagatttctgttatctgactctggatcccaacacggcacatcgtctcctcattctgtctaagaagaacagagcggtgagatacagtgagagagagcagcgttactctgatcatccagagagatttgattcctgGTGGCagatgttgtgtaaggagagtgtgtgtggacgctgttactgggaggtggagtggagcggtaATGGTGGTGTgtccatatcagtctcatataaagacatcagcaggaaaggacgggGTAATGAGTGTCGTTTTGGattcaacaatcagtcctggagactgggttgtttttcttcttctctctctttctgtcacaacagcattgagactgatctcagagttccatcagcctccagaataggagtgtatgtggattacagtgcaggaactctgtccttctacagcgtctctgacacgatgaagctcctccacagagtccacaccacattcactcagcctctatacgctgggtttgggGTCTACTGGAgttctacagtgagattgtgtgatccagaataaaagtgtgtgtagtgttttctgtaaaattcctgcacgttgccacgctgttgctcagtcgtctgtttcactagaacacaatccagctgcacaaaaacactcattttaatatttaaattaaaacagatgaataatttaaaataattaaaaaggaaatgttaaaaattaactgGCAGACAAGAAACTtgtcaaatttaaaaagaaaatgatctcatgaccttcgcattataaagttctgtttgtttcatattaagcagtgtctcattaaataactaataaacagtaataatgccagaacagaacaacattttaaacctgttcaggtcacactgtataaaaataaaacatcacttttggaatgaatttgatttttctgcttgtgttctaagatgtaaaatccacattcactttttccaagtctgaagttgtttctaaaccctgagatttgattgtaaaacat from the Neoarius graeffei isolate fNeoGra1 chromosome 2, fNeoGra1.pri, whole genome shotgun sequence genome contains:
- the LOC132878601 gene encoding tripartite motif-containing protein 16-like translates to MFTLFSLFFSFILDFCYLTLDPNTAHRLLILSKKNRAVRYSEREQRYSDHPERFDSWWQMLCKESVCGRCYWEVEWSGNGGVSISVSYKDISRKGRGNECRFGFNNQSWRLGCFSSSLSFCHNSIETDLRVPSASRIGVYVDYSAGTLSFYSVSDTMKLLHRVHTTFTQPLYAGFGVYWSSTVRLCDPE